One genomic segment of Helicobacter pylori NQ4053 includes these proteins:
- a CDS encoding DUF874 family protein yields MESVKTGKTNKVGKNAETADTKASKETHFKQASAVTNMIRSIGGFFTKIAKKVRGLVKKHPKKSNAALVVLTHVACRKAKELDDKVQDKSKQAEKENQINWWKYSGLTIATSLLLAACSVGDIDKQIELEQEKQKTSNIETNNQIKVEQEKQKTSNIETNNQIKVEQEKQKTEQEKQKTINTQKDFIKYVEQNCKENHGQFFIKKGGIKAGIGIEVEAECKTPKPAKTNQTPIQPKHLPSSKQPRSQRGSKAQELIAYLQKELESLPYSQKAIAKQVDFYKPSSIAYLELDPRDFNATEEWQKENLKIRSKAQAKMLEMRNPQAHLSTSQSLLFVQKIFADVSKEIEAAANTEKKVEKAGYGYSKRM; encoded by the coding sequence ATGGAATCAGTAAAAACAGGAAAAACAAATAAAGTTGGCAAAAACGCAGAGACAGCTGACACAAAGGCAAGCAAAGAGACTCATTTTAAACAAGCGAGCGCCGTTACAAATATGATCAGATCAATTGGTGGGTTTTTTACAAAGATCGCAAAGAAAGTTAGAGGACTTGTAAAAAAACACCCCAAGAAAAGCAATGCGGCATTAGTAGTGTTGACCCATGTTGCGTGCAGGAAAGCGAAAGAATTGGACGATAAAGTCCAAGATAAATCCAAACAAGCTGAAAAAGAAAATCAAATCAATTGGTGGAAATATTCAGGATTAACAATAGCGACAAGTTTATTATTAGCCGCTTGTAGCGTTGGTGATATTGATAAACAAATAGAGTTGGAACAAGAAAAGCAAAAGACAAGCAATATAGAGACTAACAATCAAATAAAAGTAGAACAAGAAAAACAAAAGACAAGCAATATAGAGACTAACAATCAAATAAAAGTAGAACAAGAAAAACAAAAGACAGAACAAGAAAAGCAAAAGACAATTAATACACAGAAAGATTTCATTAAATACGTAGAACAAAATTGCAAAGAAAATCATGGCCAATTCTTTATTAAAAAAGGAGGAATTAAGGCTGGTATTGGTATAGAAGTAGAAGCTGAATGCAAAACCCCTAAACCTGCAAAAACCAATCAAACCCCTATCCAGCCAAAACACCTCCCAAGCTCTAAACAACCCCGCTCTCAAAGAGGATCAAAAGCGCAAGAGCTTATAGCTTATTTGCAAAAAGAGCTGGAATCTCTGCCCTATTCACAAAAAGCTATCGCTAAACAAGTGGATTTTTATAAACCAAGTTCTATCGCTTATTTAGAATTAGACCCTAGAGATTTTAACGCTACAGAAGAATGGCAAAAAGAAAATCTAAAAATACGCTCTAAAGCTCAAGCTAAAATGCTTGAAATGAGAAACCCACAAGCCCACCTTTCAACCTCTCAAAGCCTTTTGTTCGTTCAAAAAATATTTGCTGATGTTAGTAAAGAAATAGAAGCAGCTGCTAATACCGAGAAAAAAGTAGAAAAAGCGGGTTATGGTTATAGTAAAAGGATGTAG
- the hisS gene encoding histidine--tRNA ligase: protein MITPKVLSGFKDRLPKDAIQKAQLLAKVSVVFQSFGFVPIETPHLEYAEALLPDASSDIQKEIYRFKDHGDRDVALRFDLTVPLARFVSLHHQILGMPFKRYAIGNVFRGERAQKGRYREFTQCDFDFIGSESLVCDAEIIQVIIASLKALDLEDFCVSINHRKILNGICEYFGISQVNAVLRIVDKLEKIGLNGVEEELKKECDLNSNTIKELLEMVQIQQNDLSHAEFFEKIAYLKDYNENLKKGIQDLERLYQLLGDLQISQNLYKIDFSIARGLGYYTGIVYETTLNEMKSLGSVCSGGRYDHLTKNFSKENLQGVGASIGIDRLIVALSEMQLLDERSTQAKVLIACMHEEYFSYANRLAESLRQSGIFSEVYPEAQKIKKPFSYANHKGHEFVAIIGEEEFKSETLSLKNMHSGMQLNCLSFLKALEIIGENDEDL, encoded by the coding sequence ATGATTACCCCTAAAGTGTTGAGCGGGTTTAAAGACCGCTTGCCTAAAGATGCGATACAAAAAGCCCAATTGCTTGCGAAAGTTTCAGTCGTGTTTCAAAGTTTTGGTTTTGTGCCGATTGAAACCCCTCATTTGGAATACGCTGAAGCGCTACTACCTGATGCGAGCAGTGATATTCAAAAAGAAATTTATCGTTTTAAAGACCATGGGGATAGGGATGTGGCTTTAAGGTTTGATCTGACCGTGCCATTAGCCCGCTTTGTTTCTTTGCACCACCAAATATTAGGCATGCCCTTTAAACGCTACGCCATAGGCAATGTTTTTAGGGGCGAAAGGGCTCAAAAAGGGCGTTATAGGGAATTTACGCAATGCGATTTTGATTTTATAGGGAGCGAGAGTTTGGTGTGCGATGCTGAGATCATTCAAGTGATCATCGCTTCTTTAAAAGCCCTAGATTTAGAAGATTTTTGCGTTTCTATCAACCACAGAAAAATTTTGAACGGGATATGCGAATATTTTGGAATCTCTCAAGTGAATGCAGTGTTGCGCATTGTGGATAAATTGGAAAAAATTGGCTTGAATGGGGTTGAAGAAGAATTAAAAAAAGAGTGCGATTTGAATTCAAACACCATTAAAGAGCTTTTAGAAATGGTTCAAATCCAACAGAACGATTTAAGCCATGCGGAATTTTTTGAAAAAATTGCTTATTTGAAAGACTATAATGAAAATCTGAAAAAGGGCATACAGGATTTAGAAAGGCTATACCAGCTGCTAGGGGATTTGCAAATTTCTCAAAACCTGTATAAAATTGATTTTTCTATCGCTAGGGGATTAGGGTATTATACGGGGATTGTGTATGAAACCACGCTTAATGAAATGAAGTCTTTAGGGAGCGTGTGTTCAGGGGGGCGTTACGATCATTTGACTAAAAATTTTTCTAAAGAGAATTTACAAGGAGTGGGGGCTTCTATTGGGATTGACCGATTGATTGTGGCTTTGAGTGAAATGCAATTATTAGACGAGCGTTCCACCCAAGCTAAAGTCTTAATCGCTTGCATGCATGAAGAGTATTTTTCTTACGCCAACCGCTTAGCGGAGTCTTTAAGGCAAAGTGGGATTTTTAGCGAAGTCTATCCAGAAGCTCAAAAAATCAAAAAACCCTTTTCTTATGCCAACCACAAGGGGCATGAGTTTGTGGCTATTATTGGCGAAGAAGAATTTAAAAGCGAAACTTTAAGCTTGAAAAACATGCATTCAGGCATGCAGTTGAATTGCTTGAGTTTTTTAAAAGCCCTTGAAATCATTGGAGAAAACGATGAAGACTTATAA
- the asd gene encoding aspartate-semialdehyde dehydrogenase has translation MKTYNVAIVGASGAVGQELIKGLENSSFPIKKFVPLASARSAGKKIRAFNKDYEILETTHEVFEREKIDIAFFSAGGSVSEEFAISASKTALVIDNTSFFRLNEKVPLVVPEINAKEIFNAPLNIIANPNCSTIQMTQILNPLHLHFKIKSVIVSTYQAVSGAGNKGIESLKNELKTALEYLEKDPAIDLNQVLQAGAFAYPIAFNAIAHIDTFKENGYTKEELKMVHETHKIMGVDFPISATCVRVPVLRSHSESLSIAFEKEFDLKEVYEVLKNAPSVVVCDDPSHNLYPTPLKASHTDSAFIGRLRKDLFDKKTLHGFCVADQLRVGAATNALKIALHYIKNA, from the coding sequence ATGAAGACTTATAATGTCGCTATTGTTGGGGCCAGTGGGGCGGTAGGCCAAGAGCTGATTAAGGGTTTAGAAAATTCTTCTTTCCCGATTAAAAAATTTGTCCCGCTCGCTAGCGCTAGGAGCGCTGGTAAAAAGATTAGAGCTTTCAATAAAGACTATGAAATTTTAGAAACCACGCATGAAGTTTTTGAAAGAGAAAAAATAGACATCGCTTTTTTTAGCGCTGGGGGGAGCGTGAGCGAAGAATTTGCTATAAGCGCTTCAAAAACGGCCTTAGTGATTGATAACACGAGCTTTTTTAGATTGAATGAAAAAGTGCCTTTAGTCGTGCCTGAAATCAACGCTAAAGAAATTTTTAACGCTCCCTTAAATATCATCGCTAACCCTAATTGCTCCACCATTCAAATGACGCAAATCTTAAACCCCCTACACCTCCATTTTAAGATAAAAAGCGTGATTGTTAGCACCTATCAAGCCGTGAGTGGGGCAGGGAACAAGGGCATAGAGAGTTTAAAAAATGAGCTAAAAACCGCATTAGAATATTTGGAAAAAGACCCCGCTATTGATTTAAACCAAGTCTTGCAAGCCGGGGCTTTCGCTTATCCGATCGCTTTCAATGCGATCGCTCATATTGATACTTTTAAGGAGAATGGCTACACGAAAGAAGAGCTAAAAATGGTGCATGAAACCCATAAAATCATGGGCGTGGATTTCCCTATCAGCGCGACTTGCGTGCGCGTGCCGGTATTGAGGAGCCATAGCGAGAGTTTGAGTATCGCTTTTGAAAAAGAATTCGATCTTAAAGAAGTCTATGAAGTTTTAAAAAACGCCCCTAGCGTGGTTGTTTGCGATGATCCTAGCCACAATCTCTACCCCACGCCCTTAAAAGCGAGCCACACGGATAGCGCCTTTATTGGGCGCTTGAGGAAGGATTTGTTTGATAAGAAAACCTTGCACGGCTTTTGCGTGGCGGATCAATTAAGAGTGGGGGCAGCCACCAACGCGCTCAAAATCGCTCTGCATTACATTAAGAACGCTTGA
- a CDS encoding sugar transporter, protein MMITKQSYQRFALMRVFVFSLSAFIFNTTEFVPVALLSDIAKSFEMESATVGLMITAYAWVVSLGSLPLMLLSAKVERKRLLLFLFALFIASHILSALAWNFWVLLISRMGIAFAHSIFWSITASLVIRVAPRNKKQQALGLLALGSSLAMILGLPLGRIIGQILDWRSTFGVIGGVATLIMLLMWKLLPPLPSRNAGTLASVPILMKRPLLMGIYLLVIMVISGHFTTYSYIEPFIIQISQFSPDITTLMLFVFGLAGVAGSFLFGRLYAKNSRKFIAFAMVLVICPQLLLFVFKNLEWVVFLQIFLWGIGITSLTIALQMRVLQLAPDATDVASAIFSGSYNVGIGSGALFGSIVIHQLGLEYIGFVGGALGLLALFWLRFITIKFKKT, encoded by the coding sequence ATGATGATAACCAAACAATCGTATCAAAGATTCGCCTTAATGCGGGTTTTTGTGTTTTCGCTTTCGGCGTTTATTTTTAACACCACGGAGTTTGTCCCTGTCGCGCTTCTGTCAGACATTGCAAAAAGTTTTGAAATGGAGAGCGCAACAGTGGGGCTTATGATCACTGCTTATGCATGGGTGGTGTCTCTTGGCTCATTGCCCTTGATGTTGCTTAGCGCTAAAGTTGAAAGGAAACGCTTATTGCTTTTTCTTTTTGCCCTTTTTATTGCTAGTCATATCCTTTCAGCGCTAGCGTGGAATTTTTGGGTGCTCCTTATTTCTCGTATGGGTATCGCTTTTGCCCACTCTATTTTTTGGTCCATCACGGCTTCTTTAGTCATTCGTGTCGCGCCAAGAAATAAAAAACAACAGGCCTTAGGGTTGTTAGCGTTAGGGAGTTCGTTAGCGATGATTTTAGGTTTGCCGCTTGGGAGGATCATTGGGCAAATCCTGGATTGGCGATCCACTTTTGGCGTGATTGGGGGCGTTGCGACTCTTATAATGCTGCTTATGTGGAAATTGCTCCCGCCTTTGCCGAGTAGAAACGCCGGCACGCTCGCAAGTGTCCCTATATTAATGAAACGCCCGCTTTTAATGGGGATTTATTTGCTTGTGATCATGGTTATCTCTGGGCATTTCACCACTTATAGCTATATTGAGCCTTTTATCATTCAAATCAGCCAATTTTCTCCTGACATTACGACACTAATGCTGTTTGTGTTTGGGTTAGCGGGCGTGGCGGGGAGTTTTTTATTCGGCCGTTTGTATGCAAAAAACTCAAGAAAATTCATCGCTTTTGCAATGGTTTTAGTCATTTGCCCGCAACTCTTGCTTTTTGTGTTTAAAAACTTGGAGTGGGTGGTTTTCTTGCAAATTTTCTTATGGGGGATTGGGATCACTTCACTCACCATTGCGTTACAAATGAGGGTGTTACAGCTCGCGCCCGATGCCACGGATGTTGCGAGCGCGATTTTTTCGGGGAGCTATAATGTGGGGATTGGATCAGGAGCGCTGTTTGGCAGTATTGTGATCCACCAATTAGGGCTAGAATATATTGGCTTTGTGGGCGGGGCTTTAGGTTTGTTGGCGCTGTTTTGGCTTAGATTCATTACGATAAAGTTTAAAAAAACTTAA
- a CDS encoding carbonic anhydrase, with protein sequence MKKTFLIALALAASLIGAENTKWDYKNKENGPHRWDKLHKDFEVCKSGKSQSPINIEHYYHTQDKTDLQFKYAASKPKAVFFTHHTLKASFEPTNHINYRGHDYVLDNVHFHAPMEFLINNKTRPLSAHFVHKDAKGRLLVLAIGFEEGKENPNLDPILEDIQKKQNFKEVALDAFLPKTINYYHFNGSLTAPPCTEGVAWFVIEEPLEVSAKQLAEIKKRMKNSPNQRPVQPDYNTVIIKSSAETR encoded by the coding sequence ATGAAAAAAACTTTTTTGATCGCTTTAGCGCTAGCGGCTTCTCTTATAGGCGCTGAAAACACCAAATGGGATTATAAGAATAAAGAAAACGGCCCGCACCGCTGGGACAAATTGCACAAAGATTTTGAAGTGTGTAAAAGCGGTAAAAGCCAATCACCCATTAACATTGAGCATTACTACCACACGCAAGATAAAACCGATTTGCAATTCAAATACGCCGCTTCCAAACCTAAAGCGGTCTTTTTCACCCACCACACTTTAAAGGCTTCGTTTGAGCCGACTAACCACATCAATTATAGAGGGCATGATTATGTGCTGGATAATGTGCATTTCCACGCCCCTATGGAATTTTTAATCAATAATAAAACCAGGCCTTTGAGCGCGCATTTCGTGCATAAAGACGCTAAAGGGCGCTTATTAGTCTTAGCGATTGGTTTTGAAGAAGGGAAAGAAAACCCCAACCTTGATCCTATTTTAGAAGACATTCAAAAGAAACAAAATTTTAAAGAGGTGGCTTTAGACGCTTTCTTGCCTAAAACTATCAATTACTACCATTTTAACGGCTCTCTCACCGCTCCTCCTTGCACAGAAGGGGTGGCATGGTTTGTCATAGAAGAGCCTTTGGAAGTCTCCGCCAAACAATTGGCTGAAATCAAAAAACGCATGAAAAATTCGCCTAACCAACGCCCCGTCCAACCTGACTACAACACCGTGATCATTAAAAGCTCAGCTGAGACCCGCTAA